Within the Leptotrichia sp. oral taxon 498 genome, the region TTTTTCTCCAAAGTAACATCCAAAAAATTCAAAAATCTTTTTTCAATTCCCAAAGCAAAAGCGTAAATATACATTTGCTGAAAATTTTCGATTAATTCATCTTCACTTGAAAAAGTGGGAACTTTCAATTTTTCAAAATTTAAAATGTATTTTCTGAATGATTCAATTTCATTCATAGCCAAAAGTCCGTTTTCAGTATACCGCACGATTAACTTTTTGTAAATGAAAAATAGAATTACAAATGTCAATGGAATTAAAATATAAAATCTTAGTTCAAATATGAATGCAATATTTGGCAACATAAAACTATACAACGAAAATAAAAATACCAATGCAATAAAAATTTTTAATATTTTTGGGATATACTTAGAAAATATCGGTAAAAATGATATTCTTAGCCAAAGACTTTCCAAGAAAAAAACGATTATTGCAGCTAAAACTATAAGTCCAAAATTCCCTTCCCCACTTCCAAATTTTACATCTTTACTTGTCATTATAATTGAAGCTAAAATAACTCCAAAATAAAAAATATAAAATCCTGAATTTTTCTTGTAAATTATAAATTCTTCCAATTTTTCAGGCGACCAAAATGAACCTAAAAACTTTTTCTTCGTCCTTTTATAAATCTCAAACATTTTTTCAAAAAAAGGATCTAAAGATTTTTGATTATATGAACTACTCGAAGAGCCGTTACTCGAATTATCCGACGAACCCTTTAAAATTACATTTATCAAAAAAGCTACTAAAAAAATTATTAACACTTGCAAGACTTCTCTAAAAATCTCTTTTCTTCTATCAATATTTTTTTCATCCATTTTCGGCAATTTCTCTCTATTCCCAAAACTTTGATAATCACTCAAAATCCCCTTTTCAGAATCCGACAAGCTATCTAAAACCCATCGCTCTTCTGCAAAAAGCTCATCTTGTCTATAATAATTACTTTTAGATTTTTCCAAATTTTTCTTATACAAAATATCTGATTGAAAACCCATATTTTCAAAAAGTTTTTCTCTTTTCGCAGTTATAAAATTTTTCTCAACCAAAGAAAATATCCCAATATGAAAATTTTTCTCCGGCCTAGAATTATTCAAAATTCCAACTCCCATTGCAGAAATGCTTTTCGGAACTTTCAATTTTGGTAGTACATCTTTTTTGAAAAAATTTTTGCCCCAAAATTTTACTGTCCAAATACAATAAATCAGTAAAATTATAATTGCAATTATATAGATAATTGCTATTCCTCTCATAAAAACCTCCAGCAATAATCATAAAATTAATAAATAATATTTATTATATTGTTTTTTTTAACGAATAAAGATTCTAAAAATAACTCTTTTTAACTCTTCAAAAAAATAAAAATGCACTAATCTAAACTGTTTTTATTAATAAAAAATATTAGTTTAAATTAGTACATAGTCATAATTATAATTTTTATATTTTATTTCACTTTTTTCATTGTTATTGTAGCACCTGTTTCTGTTGACAAAATCATAGTGTTGTTATCAACTAATCTTGTATATTTTACATCTTTTAATATATTTATAAATTCTTCTTCTATTGCCATTGCATCATTTGGACCTAACATCGCTGTAAGCATTAATTCAGAAACGATACGAATGTTATTATTTTTTATTTCATAATTTCCAGAATATGAATTTACTCCAGAGTTTCCGCTAATTCTTCCTCCATCAAAATTTACTGTAATTCCTTTACCTTTTAAGTTTACTTTTTTCCCAGAAATATTTGTAACTTTCCATTGAGTCGATGAAATTGCTTTTTCAATATTACCTTTTGACGAATTGTTAGAATTATTGTAAGTTACATTTTTAAAAGTTAGAGTTTCACCTTTCTCTGTTTCTAAAACTAGAGTATTTTTATTGTATCTAACTTTTTCCACATTTTGTAAAATTTTCATAAATTTACTTTCCAACTTCATCATTTTTCTAGAACCTGCCATTTCAGTCGTACCTGCATCAGACATAAGAATACCACCGTTCTGGCTTAAAGCATAAGTTCCAAAAAAATTATTCACTCCTGAAGTCCCGTTAAAACCATCTTCCGTAAAATTAATTTTAATTTTACTTACTCCATCAGTTATTGCAGGTCTAAATTTACTTTCTTTAATACTAGTCAACTGCCACGAAGTGCCTCTCAAATAATCTGTATCTGTACTATCTGTACTTACCATACTTTGTTCCAAATTACCCTGAGTTTTCTGTGTTACCGCTGAAAAAGTTGTATAATTAAATGCAAAAATTACAGCCAAAATCAACAAAATTTTCCTTTTCATAATAAAAACCTTCTTTCTAAAATTTTTAAAATAAAAATATTTTGGTTAACTTTACTCAATATGAATTGAATTACTGTTACCTTCATTCAATATAAGCGTACCACATTAAGAGTGAAATGTCAATATTGAATTAACATTTGAACGAAATAAATTTAAAAAATAATTAATATGAAAAATATGTAGTTCAAATTTTAAACTTTTTTATTTTTTTAGGTTATTTATTTCCACCCAAAAATTTACCAATCATTCCAGTTAAATCATCCATCACATTCCCATCTTTATTTGAATCCAAAAAATTTGTAATCATACCCATAATTCCACTCGCTCCTTCCAAACTTGATGAAAGTTTTGAAGTTAAATCACCAATTCCTTGCGCATCCAGATTATTTTCCTTTTTTTGCTGCCCCAATACTCCTAAAACTAGTGGTGCTAAAGTTTCTAGAATTTTTATACTGCCTTGTGCATCTAAACCGCTTGATTGGGAAACAGCATTTGCCACATTCTGTGTATTTCCACCAAATAAATGGTTCAAAATTCCTGCTCCATCTTTTAAATCAGGATTTTGCAAATAGCCCCCAAGATTATTCAATACTGATCCATCGTGCTGTTCCAACGCTTTATTCAATCCCTGTGCTTTTTCACTATTATTTGCATTTTTATTAACTGCCGCTAAAATTGCAGGTAGAGCTGCTGCTACTCCATTTCTCACTTCTTTGCTGCTCCCACCAACTTGCTGAGCTAATTTTTCTAAATCCTGTCCTTGTAAAAGTCCCAATAATGCTTCTAAATTCATTTTCCCTCCTAATTGATTTTGTTTCTTACTACTTTTGTCTGGAATGATTTTTCGTCGATGGCGATGTTTTGAAAATCTTTCTGTGCGTTTTGTGTATCAGCTTCTTTTGCATAAAATATAAATTCTCCCGTTGCACTGTTTATTTGTAATCCGTAAGTTATCCCATTTGTATATGTAAGTGAACTGGAAAATTCGTTATCTTTTAATTTTGATAAAATTTCTGCATAAATAGCTCTTGCTTCAGAATCTTTTAATTTACTGTCAGACACCTGAATTAAATTTGCCACTAAATTTTCAATTACTCCCAAATTTGCACTGTCCACTTTATTTACTTTTAAAAATATTCCTGTTACATTTATTCCGCTATAATCTAGCGCATAAATTGAATTTTCTTTAGAATTTATTTTAGCATAATAATAATTTCTGTTTTCAAAAATTAATTTTTCAAATTTATTAATTCCTATTCTATTTTTTTCAGATTTTTCAGAAAATATTTTAAGTACCGCTTCAATCGAATTATTTGAAAAAATATTCTCTTTTTTGATAATATTTTCTATATTTTCTCTTTCTTTATTTTTTTTATCACTTTCATCTTTCCCACTTTTTGCACAGCCAGCTAGAAACAGCCCCGATAAAATGATGACTTCAAAAATTTTTTTCATTTCTAAAACTCCAAAATCTTGATTAAATCATACCTTTCAAAATTAAAATTTAATCAATTAAATTATTTAAAAAAACTACTTTTTTACATTATACAACAAAAAAAAGTTTTTTTCTATACTTTTTTTGACTATAAAATATTATTTTTTTTAATAATTTTTTTATAAAAAAATTATATAAATAAATTTTCAAATAAAAAAATCCATATTGACTATAAAAATAACAAGTGTTATAATATGTTAATTTAAATACTTGATACTTAGGAGGTTTTTATGAAAAAAAACATTTTGAAACTTTTGACTTTGGTAATGACATTATTTTTTATGATAAGCTGTTCCAAAAAGAATGACACGATAAAAATTGTCTTTTTACCAAACGAAGCAAATGAATCATTAAAAAAATCACGAGATGAATTTGCCAACATAATCCAAAAAGCTACAGGAAAAAAAGTAGAAATTATAACAACTACTGACTACAATATCACAGTCGAGAATATTGTATCTGGGCAAGCACAAATTACTTATATCGGTGCCGAAGCCTATTTAAAAGCAAGAGAACGTTCAAAAGATATTGAAGCTGTGCTTACAAATGCTGGAGAAAGCGGAACTTTAAAAGATTCACTATATTACAGCTTTATCGCTGTTCGTAGTGAAGATGCCGCTAAATATAAAACTGGAAATAACTTTGACTTAAAAAAGCTTAAAGGAAAAACAATCGGATTTGTTACAAACAGCTCAACTTCAGGATTTAAAATTCCTGGAAAGATTATAGCTGATGAATTTGGAATAAAAAATACAGATGAATTGATTGAGCCAAATAAAGTGTTTTCAAAAGTTGTTTTTGGCGCTTCTCACCCTGGAACACAAGCGTTATTATTTAAAGGAGATGTTGATGTGGCGACATTTGCCATTCCAAAATCATTTACAACTTATGAACTAACTTCTGGAACTGACTTTAGATCTGGTGCTACTTACACAGTTAAGAAAGGAGCTGTCGCACCATTTGGACAGTATGCCGGAAAAAGTTTCACTGTAATCCGTTCAATTCCTGTCTACAACGGACCTATTGTGTTTAACACAAAAACTTTGTCAAAGGAAGATCAGGAAAAAATCAAAAAGGCTTTGATGTCTAAAGAAGTTACAGACAATCCATATATTTTCAGTCCAAAAGAAACAACAAAAAATTCAAAAATTAGAGGATTATTTTTAAGAGAAAATCCAAATGTTGGATTTATCGAAACAAATACCGCATGGTATGAAAGTATGAAAGGTATCAAATAAAATGAGATTAGACAAATTTTTAAAAGTTACAAGAATTATAAAAAGAAGAACCGTTGCAAAAGAATTGGCCGACAACGGCAATATCACTGTAAATGGAGAACAAAAAAAATCTTCTTATGAAGTGAAAAAAAATGATATTTTTGAAATAAAATATTTTAGCAAAAATATAAAAGTAAAAGTTTTAGATTTGCCACCAGAAAGCTTAAAAAAAGAACTTATAGACAATTATATACAAATTATTTAACAAATATCTAGCAAGAAGTCTCCCTCTTCTACAAGAGGGAGATGAATTGCAGAACATAACTTGAAATAATAATTATTATATGGCATAATACTCGTACATCAGGGCAGGGACTGCCCGAAGAGCTTGGTAAATATATTTGGCTAACAGAAGCAGATACTTCCCAAGAAGCTCCCGCTTCTAAAAGCAGGAGTAGTTCACTAATCACAAATAGCCGAAATAAAATCGGCTATTTTTTATAAAATGTTTTTTTCCCTTCGGAAAATATTAAAAATCCACCTATCAAACCTAATATACTTCCAATTATGGTATTTTCAAAACGACTGAAAATAAATAAAAAATGATTATTTAATGTAAGGCTTCCAGCTTCTGACAGTAAAATTGTAAGTGGTGTTATAAAAATTACAGCTATTCCATAATTTCTCGGCACTAAATATTCCACAATAAACTGCAAAACAACTATTGAAACACATATATAAAATATATCATTTTGGGAAACGATAAGTATTAAATAACAAAATCCAACTCCCAAAATTGTTCCACACATTCTTTGAATACTTCGTTTAAACACATGAATTTTAGATGTCCCTTGCATGATTGCAATACAAGCTACACAAATCCAATAAGGATTTTTGATTTTTAACAAAAATCCTATTGCAAGAGAAAGACTCATAAAAATTCCAACTATAAGACTTTCAATTTTTTTATTTTTTTCATCTCCCAAATTAATTTTCTTTTCAAGTTTTACTAAATTTAATTTTTTATTTTTTATTTTGTTTTGAAAAAACAAGCTATAAACAAAAGCTATGACACAAGTAGAAAGTGTTCCGAATGTTAAATAACCGACATTTTCCGCTATTTTTGAAATTGGTAAGTGTGGAAGGGAACTTGCAGTTGCACAAACCATAATAAAGAAAAAACTTCTAGGTGGCTTTAACTCAAAATGTAAAACTACATAATGTATGATAAAAGAAACAAATCCCAAAATAAAAACGATTATAATTTTATTAAAACTAAAGATAAGTCCTGCCGAATATGAAAATATAAATCCAAATGAACACCCCAAAAGAGCAGACATTTTTTCTTTTAAGCTCCCAAAAAGTGGAAAATAAACAACTATAATTCCCGCTAACGCTGAAATCATCGCATTTCTAAAATTATTTGTAAAATATCCAGTAAATATCGGAATTGCCATACATAAGCTACAAAGTATTGGTAAATCCATTGTTGCATCGATTCTTCTTATTTTAAAAAAATCTTTAATGTACTTTTTCATAATACCTCCTTTATTTTAAAATTTTTTATCAAAAAATGAATTTAACAAAGAAAAAAAGAAAAATCGACTAAAATTAGCCGATTTAACTTTTTAACTTTTGTTTCAACTTGACCTTTAAAAAATTTTAAAAGCAATTAATTATTTAGAAATTTTACTTGCAAAATATCCTAATGTTCTGATTAATTGAGAAGTGTAAGACATTTCATTGTCATACCAAGATACTGTTTTAACTAATTGAACATCTCCATTTTGAACAATTTTAGTTTGAGTTGCATCAAATAATGATCCAAAGTGGATTCCAACAATGTCAGAAGATACTAATGGTTCTTCAGTGTATCCGAATGATTCAGTAGATGCTTCTTTCATAGCTGCATTTACTTCGTCGACAGTTACTTTTTTGTTTAAGATAGATACTAATTCAGTTAATGAACCAGTTGGAACAGGTACTCTTTGAGCAGCTCCATCTAATTTTCCATTTAATTCAGGTACTACTAATCCAATTGCTTTTGCAGCTCCTGTTGAGTTAGGTACGATATTTACCGCAGCAGCTCTTGCTCTTCTTAAATCACCTTTTCTATGTGGTGCATCTAATGTATTTTGGTCTCCTGTGTAAGCGTGGATAGTTGTCATTGTTCCAGTTACGATTCCAAATTTATCATTTAATGCTTTAGCCATTGGTGCTAAACAGTTAGTTGTACAAGAAGCTCCTGAAATAACTGTTTCTGAACCATCCAAGATTTCATGGTTTACGTTGTAAACTACAGTTTTAACATCGTTTCCACCAGGTGCAGTAATAACTACTTTTTTAGCTCCTGCTTTTACGTGTTTTTCAGCTTTTTCTTTAGTTGCAAAGAAACCTGTTGCTTCTAATACTACGTCTACTCCTAATTTACCCCAAGGTAATTTTTCAGGATCAGCTTCTGCGAAAACTTTAATTTCATTTCCATTTACTACGAAAGCTCCTTCTTTAACTTCGATAGTTCCGTTGAATCTTCCTTGAGATGAATCGTATTTGAATAAGTGAGCTAACATTTTAGAATCTGTTAAGTCATTAATTGCTACAACTTCAAATTTATCTGTTTGTTCAGACATTAATCTTAATGCTAATCTCCCGATTCTTCCAAATCCATTAATTGCTACTTTAACTGCCATTTTAATAATACCTCCTAAAAATTTTATATATTAAAAGTTTAATATATTTATTACACTTTGAGTATAACACATTTTTAATAAATTTTCAATATCAAAAGTTATTTTTTATTCTTGAAAAAATGGTGGTAAGACAAAATCAGACATACTGTCGTCATCGTCTTCATCTTCATCGTCAAAATCTTTTTTTTGATTCTCATCCTTTTCTGAAAAAATATCTGATTTTTGCTGTTTTTCTTCCTCTGATGATAATGGTTTAATTTCTTCTTTCTTTATTTCTGGAGCAAATCTCACAGTTTTTGAATTATTATTTTCTTGTATATTTGAATGAAGATTATCTTGAAAATCTGTTGCTACAATTGACACACTAATTGTTCCTTCTAATTCTTCATCCAAAATATATCCCCAAATTAAGTTAGGTTCACTTCCAGCTTTTGCTGTTACTGTATTTGCAACTTCATTTACTTCATTTAGTGAAACATCTGGTCCACCTGTAATGTTTATCAATATTTTTCTTGCCCCTTCTATTGATTTTTCCAATAATGGACTGTTCAATGCTTGAGCTGTAGCACTTTTTGCTTTTTCATCTCCATTTGCTTCCCCAAAACCAAGCATAGCAATACCTGAATTTTGCATAATAGATCTAATATCTGCAAAGTCAAGATTTATAGTTCCTTGTTTCATAATTAAGTCAGAAATTCCTTTTATACCTATTTTTAATATCCCATTTGCTTCCTTAAAAGCATTTAACAAAGTGATATTCATTCCTGGAATTTCAAATAATTTATCATTTGGTATAGCAATTAACGTGTCGACATTTTCTTTTAAATTTTTAATCCCGGCCAATGCGTTATTTTTTTTGATAGGCCCTTCAAAACTAAAAGGTTTTGTTACAACTGCGACTGTTAAAATTCCCATTGACTTTGCCACTTCAGCTATAATTGGAGAAGCTCCTGTTCCTGTTCCTCCGCCCATTCCTGCTGTAATGAATAACATGTCTGTACCTTCCAGCACTTCTTTTATCTTATCTTCAGAATCTCTTGCTGCACTTCTACCTTTTTCAGGATCCGCTCCTGCTCCTGTTCCTCTTCCTAAAAGAACTTTTGATGTTGCCTTTGATCTATCTAAATCTTGCTGGTCCGTATTTATAGCTATAAATTCTACAGTTGTTATGTTACTTTCAATCATATCGTTTATTGCGTTACCACCAGCACCACCTACTCCTACTACTTTTAATTTTACAGTACTATTTAAATTTTCCATTATTTACTTGCTACTTAAAAATCTTATTTTAATTTTAAAAATAGCATCTCCTTTCTTTAAATTCTTTTAAGATTATTTTTTATAAATAATTTTATATCTTAATTCTATATAAGTCAACGGTCCTTCTTTTCTTATTATTTGGTCATACGCTTTATATGCGTCATTGTACTTTTCTTCAGTTACATCAGTATCTGTTTTAAATACCACACCATTCACAAGTAATATTTCATAACATTTGGGTGTTTTCCTTATTTCTGAAATCATAGAATAAAGATCTTTGTTTTTTATTCTGGAAACTATAGTTTTAATTCCTTCAAAACTCGCTTCATCTGTATAGTCTATAATTGGCATGCTCTTTGGCAAATCTTCTATTTTATCTCCATAAATATTTAATTCATTATCCGCTAAAAATAAATTTTCCCCTTTTCTTACATAT harbors:
- a CDS encoding FUSC family protein gives rise to the protein MKKYIKDFFKIRRIDATMDLPILCSLCMAIPIFTGYFTNNFRNAMISALAGIIVVYFPLFGSLKEKMSALLGCSFGFIFSYSAGLIFSFNKIIIVFILGFVSFIIHYVVLHFELKPPRSFFFIMVCATASSLPHLPISKIAENVGYLTFGTLSTCVIAFVYSLFFQNKIKNKKLNLVKLEKKINLGDEKNKKIESLIVGIFMSLSLAIGFLLKIKNPYWICVACIAIMQGTSKIHVFKRSIQRMCGTILGVGFCYLILIVSQNDIFYICVSIVVLQFIVEYLVPRNYGIAVIFITPLTILLSEAGSLTLNNHFLFIFSRFENTIIGSILGLIGGFLIFSEGKKTFYKK
- a CDS encoding META domain-containing protein, translated to MKRKILLILAVIFAFNYTTFSAVTQKTQGNLEQSMVSTDSTDTDYLRGTSWQLTSIKESKFRPAITDGVSKIKINFTEDGFNGTSGVNNFFGTYALSQNGGILMSDAGTTEMAGSRKMMKLESKFMKILQNVEKVRYNKNTLVLETEKGETLTFKNVTYNNSNNSSKGNIEKAISSTQWKVTNISGKKVNLKGKGITVNFDGGRISGNSGVNSYSGNYEIKNNNIRIVSELMLTAMLGPNDAMAIEEEFINILKDVKYTRLVDNNTMILSTETGATITMKKVK
- a CDS encoding lipoprotein, with amino-acid sequence MKKIFEVIILSGLFLAGCAKSGKDESDKKNKERENIENIIKKENIFSNNSIEAVLKIFSEKSEKNRIGINKFEKLIFENRNYYYAKINSKENSIYALDYSGINVTGIFLKVNKVDSANLGVIENLVANLIQVSDSKLKDSEARAIYAEILSKLKDNEFSSSLTYTNGITYGLQINSATGEFIFYAKEADTQNAQKDFQNIAIDEKSFQTKVVRNKIN
- the ftsZ gene encoding cell division protein FtsZ, translated to MENLNSTVKLKVVGVGGAGGNAINDMIESNITTVEFIAINTDQQDLDRSKATSKVLLGRGTGAGADPEKGRSAARDSEDKIKEVLEGTDMLFITAGMGGGTGTGASPIIAEVAKSMGILTVAVVTKPFSFEGPIKKNNALAGIKNLKENVDTLIAIPNDKLFEIPGMNITLLNAFKEANGILKIGIKGISDLIMKQGTINLDFADIRSIMQNSGIAMLGFGEANGDEKAKSATAQALNSPLLEKSIEGARKILINITGGPDVSLNEVNEVANTVTAKAGSEPNLIWGYILDEELEGTISVSIVATDFQDNLHSNIQENNNSKTVRFAPEIKKEEIKPLSSEEEKQQKSDIFSEKDENQKKDFDDEDEDDDDSMSDFVLPPFFQE
- the gap gene encoding type I glyceraldehyde-3-phosphate dehydrogenase, with the translated sequence MAVKVAINGFGRIGRLALRLMSEQTDKFEVVAINDLTDSKMLAHLFKYDSSQGRFNGTIEVKEGAFVVNGNEIKVFAEADPEKLPWGKLGVDVVLEATGFFATKEKAEKHVKAGAKKVVITAPGGNDVKTVVYNVNHEILDGSETVISGASCTTNCLAPMAKALNDKFGIVTGTMTTIHAYTGDQNTLDAPHRKGDLRRARAAAVNIVPNSTGAAKAIGLVVPELNGKLDGAAQRVPVPTGSLTELVSILNKKVTVDEVNAAMKEASTESFGYTEEPLVSSDIVGIHFGSLFDATQTKIVQNGDVQLVKTVSWYDNEMSYTSQLIRTLGYFASKISK
- a CDS encoding RNA-binding S4 domain-containing protein; its protein translation is MRLDKFLKVTRIIKRRTVAKELADNGNITVNGEQKKSSYEVKKNDIFEIKYFSKNIKVKVLDLPPESLKKELIDNYIQII
- a CDS encoding cell division protein FtsQ/DivIB; this encodes MKNIIKILVILFLLLGIIFFCKRFIDSDYFKVQEVVVTGNTKLLKRDVTEQVEKMKGKNIVYLNTKEIEDFLRNDVRVKKVSITKQFPSKILFNIEERQPYAYVRKGENLFLADNELNIYGDKIEDLPKSMPIIDYTDEASFEGIKTIVSRIKNKDLYSMISEIRKTPKCYEILLVNGVVFKTDTDVTEEKYNDAYKAYDQIIRKEGPLTYIELRYKIIYKK
- a CDS encoding DUF937 domain-containing protein, which codes for MNLEALLGLLQGQDLEKLAQQVGGSSKEVRNGVAAALPAILAAVNKNANNSEKAQGLNKALEQHDGSVLNNLGGYLQNPDLKDGAGILNHLFGGNTQNVANAVSQSSGLDAQGSIKILETLAPLVLGVLGQQKKENNLDAQGIGDLTSKLSSSLEGASGIMGMITNFLDSNKDGNVMDDLTGMIGKFLGGNK
- a CDS encoding phosphate/phosphite/phosphonate ABC transporter substrate-binding protein, which produces MKKNILKLLTLVMTLFFMISCSKKNDTIKIVFLPNEANESLKKSRDEFANIIQKATGKKVEIITTTDYNITVENIVSGQAQITYIGAEAYLKARERSKDIEAVLTNAGESGTLKDSLYYSFIAVRSEDAAKYKTGNNFDLKKLKGKTIGFVTNSSTSGFKIPGKIIADEFGIKNTDELIEPNKVFSKVVFGASHPGTQALLFKGDVDVATFAIPKSFTTYELTSGTDFRSGATYTVKKGAVAPFGQYAGKSFTVIRSIPVYNGPIVFNTKTLSKEDQEKIKKALMSKEVTDNPYIFSPKETTKNSKIRGLFLRENPNVGFIETNTAWYESMKGIK
- a CDS encoding DUF2207 domain-containing protein, whose product is MRGIAIIYIIAIIILLIYCIWTVKFWGKNFFKKDVLPKLKVPKSISAMGVGILNNSRPEKNFHIGIFSLVEKNFITAKREKLFENMGFQSDILYKKNLEKSKSNYYRQDELFAEERWVLDSLSDSEKGILSDYQSFGNREKLPKMDEKNIDRRKEIFREVLQVLIIFLVAFLINVILKGSSDNSSNGSSSSSYNQKSLDPFFEKMFEIYKRTKKKFLGSFWSPEKLEEFIIYKKNSGFYIFYFGVILASIIMTSKDVKFGSGEGNFGLIVLAAIIVFFLESLWLRISFLPIFSKYIPKILKIFIALVFLFSLYSFMLPNIAFIFELRFYILIPLTFVILFFIYKKLIVRYTENGLLAMNEIESFRKYILNFEKLKVPTFSSEDELIENFQQMYIYAFALGIEKRFLNFLDVTLEKNNFAGRKEFIYEKFLISTVFCDKKLLGELKVNIMGR